CAGACTGACCTCATAGCCGTACTTCAGCACGCTGGAGGCCAGGAAGGCGCCCAAGATGTTCCCCACGGAGGCACATGCACTCCACAGGCCGAACACGAAGCCGCGTCTGCGGGGAGCACTCAATGTTTACCCACCCAAGAGCAAATCAAGCCAGGAACGCAAAGTCCCCTAAACAGCAATACTGCCGTAGCGCCGATTTTCAGCTCCGAACGTCGACAGAGCGAAACCACTGGAAAATGTAGCATGTGCGTGACACAGTGCGGGTACATAAGAAGGGTCATGGCTGGAAATTCTCGGCCATTTGACAAAACGTCACCTTGGATCAGGCCCGTagccaacaaaataaaaaataaaattttgcagGGGGTTTAGCAACCCAACCAATAGGTTCCCCCGCTTCACCATTAAGAAAATTTtgcatgggggaggggctgtcaAGCCTGTTATTTTATTACATGGCTACGTGTTTGTAAAATGCTGGGCCCTCTGAAtttgccagggtatccatgccccccccaAACGCCCTTATACACGGGTGTGTTTCTGAGCATGTGTGGATGTGGAATCAGGACGCCTAAGCAAAGGCCAGATTACCCCGACTTGCCGAACCAGTTGCCCATGACGGCCACCACACAGGGCCAGACACTAGACTGCAGCAGTCCATTCAGCACCCACAGGACGCAGTAGAAAGGCACATTGTAGAAATGAATCCATTCTGTCAGCGTACCAAACAAAAACTCCTGCAAAGGGGCAGgacagtgggggtgggggaggggggacacacCAGCATCAGCAGAGAGAACACCAGAAGCTTCTCACACACCACTCCAGTGCTCTCCAAAACAGAGAAGACGGGGCAAACTGCTTCTTACCACCAGGGCGGAGCCACAGAGCCCGAAGGACAGTACATAACGAAGGTTAAAACGATCGCCAATCACCCCACTCACGTAGAGGCCCTGTGGGATTCAGAGGGAGGGTCTTCTCACTCACTTGTATATGTAACCGCTCTCCTAATCTGAAACTAACACATGTATCTCAAATCACAGTTTGGTACATGAAGGCATGACAGAATGGTGAGGTCATAAAGAACATTTGATTGGATATTGACTAGTCAGTCATGAAAGCATATGAGTCTGACCAATAACAGCGGGACAGGAAGTCTGAGGCATACAAACACAGTACTCATACCCAATACTTACAACAGCGTAAGAGAACAGGAAGATGGTATCTAGCACCCCCAGAAAAAGAGTAGCCCCCTCTGTGTTTTCAAACAGCTTATTTCCTTCCCAGgtctaaagaaaaaaaaaagaaaattcatgAATCTATGCAAGCAGCTGGGCAATAGACttaacacaaacagacacaggtATATGATGTCAGAACATTACAGTGCATACAGCCACATGGCCAAGTTCACCAAGACTAAGAAAAAGGCATTTAGGGTGGTAAGACCTGCTTAGGGGAGAAGGCAGGTGAGCTGCCATTGAGAGGCAGTGGGGTCCACTGCGCAGAGATGCTGACTTTCACGTTGCTGAAGGTCTTCCTGGAGGCGTGCAGGAGGACATAGCTGGAGAGGTTCGGGAAGACCAACAAATACATTgaacagcgccctctgctgcACTCAATCCAACAGTACagcaaaaatgttttgaggACTGAAAGACAACAGGAGATGGACATTATAAAAGCAGCCACAAAGTTCAGCCATACTACTGTACGGGTTTATGGCTGGAGATCGATTGCTTTGAACTCAAAAGGACCAGTGGCACCATAAGGTGCAATATGATCACTCACAATGTTCTCATATTCCAAAATAATCCCCCATACAAAATGCTAAACAAATTCAAGGGTGGATTCATGCATCTCAGCATCGACTCAAACCTTCCATAGCCTCTCGAGTCTAGATACTACATATAAACATCATGAGGACCATTAAATCCTGATGAGAAGTTCTGGAGCATAGAGGACAAAGTAGATTTCAACCTTCTCCTCTCAAAAACCCGGAGGCGTTTCTTCTAGTAAAAGGATCTGAAATTCCATTACACTCAGACTTCTATGACAGTGTTTCAAGAAGGTCTGATGTTGTTCAGAAAGCAAAGGGTGATCCCACTACACGAGGTCCTCCATATTAATATACTCATGTCATCCACCTCCAGTTTAAGTGCAGGACGTTCATGAAGTACTTGCATGTGGTTCCTACCAACAAAACTCTACAAGCAGAATGTACGCAACTGTTTTCTATAAAGCTAAAGCACCTTGACCATCATTGTTCACACAGCAGAGCTAAACCAAGCACAAGCGGTCAAGTAAACAGCTTTTGTTTTGACTGGACGGTCAGTACAGCTTCTGGAAGTGGGCAGGGTTACGATCAAAAAGTCCAACAGTGGAGCTCTATGGAAGTTAAGAGAATAAAGACCTTTCCTCCAGGgctcattttttaaatgagaagGTGGTAATGGAAGGACTTTCTCCAAGAGTTCTAAGGTGTCTCCCAAGATATTTATCAACAGTGGCTATAAAGCATGAAAACTCAGTGTTTGTGGGTCGTTTCACATAAAACAGTTTAAGCAACTAAGCTCCTGTTTACGCTTCACTTTTAAATGCATCTCGGACAATCGGATCATAAGCAGACAGCAGAGATGCATCGCCGTTGtcacctgtgtctgtcaggGTCTCCAAGGTGTCAGGTTTTATTATTATGACATCCTTGTCGGGGACACATCCAGGATGCATTAGCATCTACACTACAAAAGATATGTGGTCAAATGCATCCCAGACCAACTCGGCAAGTGGTTTGAGTGACTGGATCACAGTGCATCTTGGCGGCTGTTTACACTTGCATTTAGCGCTGTCTACTTGAGAtccattttaaaacaaagtATCAACAGGGTTTAAGTGAATAAGTAACAGGGATAAGCGGGTTTTCTTGGCTACAGCTAAAGAGTGGTTAGCAAACTGCCAACCTGGTTCACTGGTCTGACTGTTTTTATTCAAGTGAGCACAGGGTGCCAACAGCCCGTTAAGAAATccggtgggggaggggctgcgtTTACCTGAAGAAGGTGAGGAGGAAGGCAATCAGGTGGTGGTGGGTGTACTGTGACAGGAAGCGACAGCAAGGGGGCGACATCACAGGGGTCTCAGGGTGAAGGCACAGGCCCCTATCCTGAGGGCCGGCTGGAACAGGAAAgagtccggggggggggggggggggggtagaagcATGAAGTTCATCTACAGCAGCAACAGCCTGCACTAACTGGCATGCAATGCCATACTACCTCTGCTTAGGACAGTATGCCAGGCAGtgagggtcaaaggtcacaccAAAGCCAAGCAGGCACTGAACATGCTTCAGGGTTTATAATTAACCCACCATACAACTTCACTAAACAGTTAAAAGCCCAGTATTCACAAGTAATTCATAAGCCACGTCCACTTTCGATTTTGCGCCCTCCTCAGCAAATAACTTCTGTGGCAACTTTTTGCTGGTCACACTCCTGCATGCAATACATAcattacacacatatacacgtATAAACCAGCAGAATAAACAAAGACGATAAATGATCCAGTTCTGCAACAGAACAAATTCAAAGAAGAAATTGCACGGGTCTCAATGCTCAGTCCCAGCCTGCAACATTTCCTTCCGTGGTTATTTAATGCTTAACTAAGGGGTGGGATCAAATTTAAAGGTGTTCTTTCAGAATCTGACCTAATTTCGCAAGAGAACTAACAGCGCCTTAGTTAAGACAAACTACcaagaaatgtttatttataacgttgattaaatgtttttaattagcCGTGGTCGAAGAACTGAAAAGGGATCCGATTATGGTTAGACAGCCTAAActgattatttatatattagaAATATATTGTTGCAACACTAGCATTCGGGTGAAAAGGCAATAAAATCACATTCTGACACAGCCGGTTAAGCTTGTTTCGTTCCATGTTATTGTGGTTATATTGTGTGTCTCGGAAGCCACAATGGCCATGCAGCCGTGCATAAACACTAACGATACGCTCTCATTTGGGGGCGATCTCGAAAGGAATAGGCGTTAAAATGATGAAGAAACAAAGGCAGGGCTGACATGATGCTGGAGCCGACTCCACTTCCTCTCCAACTACTTGTTTTAGTCCGACCGACTATGACGGATCCAGCCCCGAACGGTACGGATGGGTAGCAAACGAGGTCCCGGTAGCAACCATCGGACACTTACCCCAGATCTCCGAACGACGGCGTGTCACCCAAGACCAGCAAATGCGCACTTTTCCAGGCGGTCTGCTTATGCTTCCTGTTAATGTCCCCGATGCACGGCGGGAGGTGTGGTTTTCGAGCCGAAATGCAGGGACCTTGAAGCTGTaggagaagagaaaaaaaaggctaaaaaaagataaacaaataaaaggcTCTGGCTGTGAGAAGAAACCGTATGGATCGAGGAGTCATTTTAAGAGCTACATTAATGGCTGATTTTATGGAAGGGAGCAAACACGACCAttacgtcatttttttttttcaaataataaataaaacgcTAAATATAAGATGACGTCTTAAAATGACCATGTCATATTGCTTATGACACGTATTTAACGAACGGACGCGGTTATACATGCAAATACACATGCCTTTTTATAAGCATAAGCCCAGCATGATGATCCCAGCTCCTGTGGTGGAACAGCGACGTTTAGGAAAAAgcactggaatattttacacatatcatgtgtttttatggcccCAATACCCTCCTTCTGGCTTAACACAACACATATGACTGTCACGTCGTGTTTCTGCCTTTTATCATGTCTAAAGAAATATAAATTTTTGCGGCATGCCTAACTATAACATTGCCCACAGAGAAATGCATTCTCTAAAGGGCATCTGTAAAACGTTCACAGCAATTCAATAGTCGTCGGCTTCTTTAATAGCCCCAGGAATCTATACACACGAGGATGTGTATCCTGTGCCGCGTGGGTATGAAAATCTTTTATGACTCTGCTGGGTAGGGGGATACACAAGTTATGTCACTATGCTGAAATATGCGCCCCATAAATAAATCATTCTCTCCATCTGTGCTAGCGTGAAACAGATCCAGCACTGTTTGGTGAAAGCTGCCCCAGTCTGCCCTCTACCCCCGTaattcgcccccccccccccattccataAAAGGCAGCCTAGGCCATTCTGTATAATCGCTTACATTGTCTGTGGTCCCCAGCTGTGCATGGCTCTCTCCGGACTGGGATGAGGAGAGATGTGCTTGTGTGTTCAGGGCAGTACGGCACAGTGTCCGCTCCGAAGGGGATGTTCTACTTGTCCTCACTCTGCCATCCTGCTGAAGTTTCCATCACAGACCTCTCAGGTATGACAAGGACACCTGTAAGGGTGCTTGATTGTCATGAGACCCTCCCCCAAGGTCACCCGTTCTGCCGAGGCCTGAGATTGGGTTTCTGGTGCATGTTGCTATGCTGATATGGGGATGAACGCTAGCGAGGGAAGGTTCTGGATGTTTACTGTTGTCTATAGTCCAAAAGGTCACCTTTTAGAAGCTTGTGTGTACGACAAGCTGATTTGTTCAAGGAGTGGCGATATTTCAATGatgaatatttaataaagaGCATGTTGGGAGCCAACTTTTGATAAGTGTTACTGTTGGGGGAGGGGAACAAATCGTCAGACGATTAAGTGATTTTTCTCTTTTGCCTTTTGTCCTTATCTTAGCAGTAACCGTGTGGTGATTTTAGATACTACAACTCCCAGCATGCAATTGTACCGGTGGGTGGAGAACTGGAGGAGGAAGTCTTACCTGCCAGGACAGGTAGGGTGGGATTTCATTGCGAGGGAAGGTAGGGGCAAAGAAGGGGAGAGAGTAACTTGAGAGAGAGCGAGTgaacgagagagagagcgtAAGGCCAACAGTTGTGTAGGGGAAACTTCAGGAAAAACAGGCATTAAACTGTAGAAGATATTTAGAAAGGAAAGGTGAGATTTTGACTATGTTCTGGAAAACCACAATGTTCTGGATCCCCTTCATTCAGGAATAAATGGATCATCTACTATCTGCGAGTGAACGTGTTAGAGGGGAAAGGGACTTTTGACGGGATCTGCAGCTCATTCATCTGTAGGAATAGCGACCGTGACCAGGTGCTGCACCATGCTTTACTGTACGAGGTAGAACAGAAGACGCTGTAAGAAGAGGAGGAAGGACCGGGCTCACGTTAGTGGGTTAAAGCAGCAGAGTTGACAGGGTGATGTTTAGTTTTCTTCTGTTTAGCCCAGGAATTTTCCGGAGACATAAGCTAGCTTGACTACTACTGTAATCAGTGGGTCAGTGATTCTTCAGTTCTCGCCTTCTGGATTAAGGACACACAGCACATGAATATCACACAGGGTGCACTGAAGGGTATTCTAGAATGTGATGGAAATTTGTATTAGGAAGGAGGTGGGATGTTGTCAGATATAATACCTGAATGACTGGTGTCATAACAGGACATTTTCACCTTTTGCCTTCCGTACGGACAAATTAAGTCACAGCGGAGTGCAATAGCAGAGTCCATCTTTCAGCTATCGCTATGCAGTTTGCAGGGTCAGGACAGGACGATTCCTTTGACTTCCTATTTAAGATCATCCTGATTGGGGACTCCAACGTGGGCAAGACCTGCGTGGTCCAGAATTTCAAGTCAGGGATCTTCACTGAGAAACAGCAGAACACCATTGGAGTGGACTTCACTGTCCGGACGCTGGAAATCGAGGGCAAAAAAATCAAGGTAATGTTGAGACCATTCTTCAAAAAACCAATGAGCATCGATAAGCCTTGTGGCGACTTTAAATGTCGTATTTCTGTGCTACAGACTGATAAAGTAAAGGGGTCTTTTTGCACACATTATATTTAATGTAAATTTTCCATGTCCCAAATCAATACTACTTAAGTACCATAcaggtggtgcagtgattggcactgtcgcctcacacctcccagacccgggtttgagtctctgcctgggttccatgtgtgtggagttagcatgctctccctgtgtcatcatagGGTTCCCTCcgggttctccggtttccccccacaggctaaaaacatgctggagttaccaaattgcccgtagatgtgcatgtgtgagtgattggtgtgtgagtgtgatgggttggtgccccatcctgggctttTCCTTGCCTTGTGTtcgtagcctccgggataggttCCAGGATAGGTTCCGGGATAGGTTCTGGACCAACcccgaccctgaataggacaagcggtttcagaaaatggatggatggatggcaaacATACACTCGTGTATTATTATAGATGTGAAGATTTTTCAGCTGGCAAAAAGAGAGGAAATGCCAAGCACTTGGAATTGGAAGAATTGTTTGTTGTATTCCAATCACTCTTTAATGCCGACATTCTTACGGGAGACAGTAGAAGCCTGTAAAACTTGAAAGTGGCCCCTTCTGGCAGGGGTTGATGGTGGACAGGCTCAGCCTGTTTGGTGGAACCTGCTCTCGTTCCATGCGTCAAAGCCCAGGGTCTACAGTGTCGTCAGCAAACAAAAGCCAAGACCGGTAGGAGGCCAGGGACAGTCGGGGAATGTCCTTCAGCTCCCGTGAGTGTGAACGTGTGTGACGTCTTAACAGATATCAGCATTCACTTCCTGTGAAGCAAGTGCTGATGGCATTGTTCTGGAACCAGCTGGGCAACTAAGGTGGGGGGAGAAGAACGAGTGGAATTCCCATTCTCTTCCTTAATGTTTCCGTGTTTGGGGAATGTGCTTAAATTCGGCTGAAAGCTGGCAGGAAATATAGCTCAAGACGTTTTCATTGTAGTCAAAGTTGTAGTGTGGATTTTATAAACAATCCACTTTGTCCAAGTCAGCGTTTCATGTGTCTTCGGGGTAGTAGATGATTCATCTGTGAATCCTGCTATCACTCTACATTATGCAATGAAAGGCTACTGTGTTGATATAATTAGAACataattgtattattttaaagGGTGGGAAATGCAGTGGTAAATGAGGCATAAAACCAGATTCTTCTGCAAAGTCTTGCCAAGAGGCACAGCAAACACATATATGGAATGCATGAGTTTAATTCGTATCTGTGTTTATGTACCTTCAGGGTACTTAGCTACCTGTGTCTTGCTTGTTATTCTTGAATTTCTTCTGTGGCAAAAGGCTGACGCATTCACGTACATGCTGTTTACAAACAGCcagggggtgggatgggggtgGACGGAGCACGCAAGGTTAAAAGTCCGCGTAAGAGTTACTGGGTGTGTGCAGTTGCCATGGAGATGTGTCGTGTAGCACGGAGGCTAAGTGGCTGAGAGACAGACCCTCTGGGAGTTTAAACCTAAGCACACCAGGAAATGAGAAAACAGGCCGTCGGCTTTGCTATGCGTGCTTCTGTTCTTCATGTGCGTTTAGGAGTCTATTCAATGCGACTTGCTCACGTGTAAAACATCGAAACCCCACCTGGAATACAGGGCTAAACGTAGCTACGTCAACATACCTTGGCATGTGACTCTCTGAAACGTGTGTTTTAAAAACACAAGTAGTTGCTGATCAGAAGCAGGGGTGCAGTAGGAGTAGGGACATGCCCAGgagattaatttaattttttttttatcggtAGAAACCcactttaaaatgtaaaaaatggcCTTTTAAGTATCATGTAGTTCTTGCAGGTATTAGCAATTCTAGCGCATGTTATGGGTTAGCAGGATGCTCATGGTTTTGGGACTGAGGGTCTCTCTGTGTCACGCCCACGCAGATGCAGGTTTGGGACACTGCCGGCCAGGAGCGCTTCCGCACCATAACTCAGAGTTACTACCGCAGTGCCCACGGTGCCATGATCACCTACGACCTGACACGCCGCACCACCTTCGACTCTGTCCCCCAGTGGATCCATGAGGTGGAGCAGTT
The nucleotide sequence above comes from Paramormyrops kingsleyae isolate MSU_618 chromosome 3, PKINGS_0.4, whole genome shotgun sequence. Encoded proteins:
- the rab19 gene encoding ras-related protein Rab-19 isoform X2, coding for MQLYRWVENWRRKSYLPGQIILIGDSNVGKTCVVQNFKSGIFTEKQQNTIGVDFTVRTLEIEGKKIKMQVWDTAGQERFRTITQSYYRSAHGAMITYDLTRRTTFDSVPQWIHEVEQFGASSVLLVLIGNKSDLESQRQVLFEDACTLAEERGMLAALETSAKESHNIEEAFLLMARELMARNGMMVQQQSPQQQSHVLLRANSRPIDGPAPAERKSCNC
- the rab19 gene encoding ras-related protein Rab-19 isoform X1, with the translated sequence MQLYRWVENWRRKSYLPGQFAGSGQDDSFDFLFKIILIGDSNVGKTCVVQNFKSGIFTEKQQNTIGVDFTVRTLEIEGKKIKMQVWDTAGQERFRTITQSYYRSAHGAMITYDLTRRTTFDSVPQWIHEVEQFGASSVLLVLIGNKSDLESQRQVLFEDACTLAEERGMLAALETSAKESHNIEEAFLLMARELMARNGMMVQQQSPQQQSHVLLRANSRPIDGPAPAERKSCNC